A single genomic interval of Euwallacea similis isolate ESF13 chromosome 2, ESF131.1, whole genome shotgun sequence harbors:
- the LOC136415895 gene encoding tektin-2, with translation MSVVTYEKPLPHIGLDDWLAKQWELQQINDERRKDAFNLRHEARQLRNETNIKADWDTYHNNVRLGDRVTELDRWKAVLESCLKRIDKEMGSLKDEKYETEKQIESLGIPLEIISECISMRDNRQGSELTHDEGDTELKKELCVVEGAKKMLIERCQTAWEKINKLNEVRFKLNLHISDKQEAIDIDKDQLTLDKNCATISFKYDPLRIVKNSIPYEGWLEHSRHVKLLADDELVDTLRLKEAVFVVRERVKNDMLAQRDRVDFILRKRIYQTQKARNEIAWQQLKMREEMEKVKKEIHTLEESLQTKTEALKLAETRLENRSYRPGFELARDEAERGLKDEVTQLRQTRKDLQDKISQAKATLNALEDQQVATDREFDNKNQSLMSDIRCFDLRARLRQREFAGPASQTDRNIQLTRMEKEIAPT, from the exons ATGTCTGTAGTTACTTACGAGAAACCTCTCCCCCATATCGGACTCGATGACTGGTTAGCAAAGCAATGGGAACTACAGCAAATCAACGACGAGAGAAGAAAAGATGCCTTCAATCTGAGACATGAGGCAAGACAGCTCCGAAATGAGACCAACATCAAGGCCGATTGGGACACTTACCACAATAACGTTCGATTGGGCGATCGGGTTACTGAATTGGATAGATGGAAG GCAGTGTTAGAATCGTGCCTCAAACGAATAGACAAAGAGATGGGCAGCTTGAAAGACGAAAAATACGAGACCGAAAAACAAATCGAGTCTCTAGGAATTCCTCTTGAGATAATTTCAGAGTGTATTTCCATGAGAGACAACAGGCAAGGCTCTGAGCTCACTCACGACGAAGGAGacacagaattaaaaaaa GAGCTATGCGTGGTGGAAGGGGCTAAGAAGATGCTGATTGAGCGATGCCAAACTGCCTGggagaaaattaataaactgaaCGAGGTTCGCTTTAAACTAAATCTGCATATAAGCGACAAACAAGAAGCCATAGACATTGATAAAGACCAACTTACTTTGGACAAGAATTGCGCCACCATCAGCTTCAAATATGACCCATTGCGCATAGTCAAAAA TTCAATTCCATACGAGGGATGGCTGGAACATAGTAGACACGTGAAACTTCTAGCCGATGACGAATTAGTGGACACACTGAGACTAAAAGAGGCTGTATTTGTCGTCCGAGAAAGGGTCAAAAACGACATGTTAGCGCAGCGCGATAGAGTCGATTTCATTTTGCGCAAACGCATTTACCAAACGCAAAAGGCGCGCAATGAAATTGCATGGCAGCAATTGAAGATGCGCgaagaaatggaaaaa GTGAAAAAAGAGATACACACTCTAGAAGAGTCTTTGCAAACCAAAACTGAAGCTCTGAAGTTGGCAGAAACTCGACTTGAAAACAG GTCGTATCGTCCAGGATTTGAGCTTGCAAGAGACGAAGCCGAGCGAGGACTTAAGGACGAAGTCACGCAATTACGCCAAACCAGAAAGGACCTGCAGGACAAAATCAGCCAGGCAAAGGCCACATTAAACGCCCTGGAAGATCAGCAAGTGGCAACCGATCGCGAGTTCGATAACAAAAATCAGTCTTTGATGTCGGACATTCGATGTTTTGATTTGAGGGCTCGATTAAGACAGAGGGAGTTTGCGGGGCCTGCAAGTCAGACCGATAGGAACATTCAGTTGACTCGCATGGAGAAGGAGATTGCTCCTACGTAG
- the LOC136415898 gene encoding protein bric-a-brac 2-like isoform X2, translating to MSTDTTTEQFSLRWNNFHSNLKSGFHDLLQQAEMVDVTLAVEGHFLQAHKVVLSICSPYFKQMFKTNPCKHPIVILKDVGHENMKDILQFMYMGEVSVLRENLSVFLRTAEVLQVKGLTGDDPGEETCSQPKENNKPEDSNDLYEQLIETTSDVDMPQYSQSTPPPQTSPLPLNCPKKQSKTSSSPSNASKRLKISETYSGGGGGGGYNRLLLKTEESDMPKPSVDYNSCDFTNATQVRDLKPVVGEVDEAKDYSKSAERVWKGENVPLQAHIETIAGMSGGEQGSSEQDSALYPTDAKGHVFCPYCCRKFVNRYNLKVHIRDKHESKSSTDLDCQVCGKTMRNQSCLRVHLYHHRKQQMEAENKWNVVS from the exons ATGTCAACTGATACAACCACAGAACAATTCTCTCTAAGATGGAACAACTTCCATTCAAACCTAAAGTCTGGCTTTCATGATCTACTGCAGCAGGCTGAAATGGTGGATGTTACTCTCGCAGTTGAAGGCCACTTCCTACAGGCTCACAAAGTGGTACTTTCCATCTGCAGCCCCTATTTCAAACAAATGTTCAAGACAAATCCTTGCAAGCATCCCATTGTGATTCTCAAAGATGTGGGCCATGAAAACATGAAGGATATATTGCAGTTCATGTATATGGGGGAAGTCAGTGTTTTGCGGGAGAATCTGTCAGTTTTTTTAAGAACTGCAGAAGTGCTACAAGTGAAGGGACTCACGGGGGATGATCCA GGAGAGGAGACATGTTCTCAACCAAAAGAAAACAACAAACCTGAAGACTCTAATGATCTTTATGAACAACTAATAGAAACCACTTCTGATGTTGACATGCCTCAGTACTCTCAATCAACCCCTCCTCCTCAAACATCCCCACTACCCTTAAATTGCCCGAAGAAACAATCAAAGACCTCCTCCTCCCCTTCTAATGCTTCTAAAAGACTGAAAATCTCTGAGACCTATTcgggaggaggaggaggaggaggttATAATCGTCTGTTGCTGAAGACTGAAGAGAGTGACATGCCAAAGCCTAGTGTGGACTACAATAGCTGTGATTTTACTAATGCGACTCAAGTGAGAGATTTGAAGCCAGTTGTAGGAGAAGTTGATGAAGCCAAAGATTATTCCAAAAGTGCAGAAAGAGTGTGGAAGGGAGAGAATGTGCCGTTGCAGGCACACATTGAGACGATTGCAGGGATGAGTGGTGGGGAGCAGGGAAGCTCAGAACAAG aCTCTGCCCTCTACCCGACAGACGCCAAAGGCCACGTTTTCTGCCCATATTGTTGTAGAAAGTTCGTCAACAGATACAATCTCAAAGTCCATATTCGGGACAAACACGAATCCAAATCCAGCACAGATTTGGATTGTCAGGTTTGCGGGAAAACCATGCGCAACCAGAGCTGCCTCAGGGTACATTTATACCATCATCGTAAGCAACAAATGGAGGCCGAGAATAAATGGAATGTTGTTAGCTGA
- the LOC136415898 gene encoding protein bric-a-brac 2-like isoform X1, with translation MSTDTTTEQFSLRWNNFHSNLKSGFHDLLQQAEMVDVTLAVEGHFLQAHKVVLSICSPYFKQMFKTNPCKHPIVILKDVGHENMKDILQFMYMGEVSVLRENLSVFLRTAEVLQVKGLTGDDPGEETCSQPKENNKPEDSNDLYEQLIETTSDVDMPQYSQSTPPPQTSPLPLNCPKKQSKTSSSPSNASKRLKISETYSGGGGGGGYNRLLLKTEESDMPKPSVDYNSCDFTNATQVRDLKPVVGEVDEAKDYSKSAERVWKGENVPLQAHIETIAGMSGGEQGSSEQGTNLPTKSEHRSVFKHGYQCEQCLKRFSRRDHLRTHEKNIHGSDAGPFKCLICEQLYKNTESLRKHISKFHFTNLSELVNKVEVKA, from the exons ATGTCAACTGATACAACCACAGAACAATTCTCTCTAAGATGGAACAACTTCCATTCAAACCTAAAGTCTGGCTTTCATGATCTACTGCAGCAGGCTGAAATGGTGGATGTTACTCTCGCAGTTGAAGGCCACTTCCTACAGGCTCACAAAGTGGTACTTTCCATCTGCAGCCCCTATTTCAAACAAATGTTCAAGACAAATCCTTGCAAGCATCCCATTGTGATTCTCAAAGATGTGGGCCATGAAAACATGAAGGATATATTGCAGTTCATGTATATGGGGGAAGTCAGTGTTTTGCGGGAGAATCTGTCAGTTTTTTTAAGAACTGCAGAAGTGCTACAAGTGAAGGGACTCACGGGGGATGATCCA GGAGAGGAGACATGTTCTCAACCAAAAGAAAACAACAAACCTGAAGACTCTAATGATCTTTATGAACAACTAATAGAAACCACTTCTGATGTTGACATGCCTCAGTACTCTCAATCAACCCCTCCTCCTCAAACATCCCCACTACCCTTAAATTGCCCGAAGAAACAATCAAAGACCTCCTCCTCCCCTTCTAATGCTTCTAAAAGACTGAAAATCTCTGAGACCTATTcgggaggaggaggaggaggaggttATAATCGTCTGTTGCTGAAGACTGAAGAGAGTGACATGCCAAAGCCTAGTGTGGACTACAATAGCTGTGATTTTACTAATGCGACTCAAGTGAGAGATTTGAAGCCAGTTGTAGGAGAAGTTGATGAAGCCAAAGATTATTCCAAAAGTGCAGAAAGAGTGTGGAAGGGAGAGAATGTGCCGTTGCAGGCACACATTGAGACGATTGCAGGGATGAGTGGTGGGGAGCAGGGAAGCTCAGAACAAG GTACAAATCTGCCCACAAAAAGCGAGCATAGAAGTGTGTTTAAACACGGCTACCAATGTGAGCAATGTCTGAAACGATTTTCAAGGCGAGATCACCTGCGCACGCACGAGAAAAATATCCATGGATCCGACGCAGGGCCATTCAAATGCCTGATCTGCGAACAATTGTACAAAAACACGGAAAGTTTGAGGAAACACATCTCCAAATTTCATTTCACCAATCTCAGCGAGTTGGTGAATAAAGTGGAAGTTAAGGCCTAA
- the LOC136417441 gene encoding uncharacterized protein isoform X2, protein MGNHHGHGSQKSDDTTFQGSSHNGSRKSIRRDTVTSQVLEKPFELMLPNERLAKILTDKSMAEENVPGITKNVFYRYLFPKYPLLAEKLFKHFLENCESKFDFIPTEEFQQLCEKYLVILDDHLIVEIWVGMWSTFDSVKNTNIITPENYQSLLMCAYHVSMDHYSGGPQMCLSISKTLKAVVDGCFYLKQSLSSQFVTHWLLDNAPRLLLPLHRYTVHAMASAWRTIDQSVPPEATGLELTTPVLEQPAPFGQSKNPHPHLLTMSMSWLLAGALPPLYSRPQRANSPNSSGTSLAAMNFLSKIACSIPSHWTLIYDSDEQGLGANRFLHHVLGYKGPTLVIFRVQNDQKFCVASPCEWKESHKYFGGEGAAVFQLLPKFQLLEKGSKLLYLNTMVRGYPQGLRAGSDPRDPIIIVDGGFEKIDYKKIPFNIETIEVWGCGDQVQREKQLEVKKWEVKEAEKQRTLKLSAADWLDHPDRYLLELAGRPQYHQNQT, encoded by the exons ATGGGCAATCACCATGGACACGGTTCGCAAAAATCTGACGACACAACATTCCAAGGATCATCCCATAATGGGTCCCGCAAAAGCATCCGCAGGGATACTGTTACGTCTCAAGTTCTTGAAAAACCCTTTGAGCTAATGCTGCCCAACGAGAGACTGGCTAAG ATTTTGACTGACAAATCCATGGCAGAGGAAAATGTTCCTGGAATAACCAAAAACGTGTTTTAT CGCTATTTATTCCCAAAATATCCCCTACTGGCCGAAAAGCTCTTTAAACACTTTTTAGAAAACTgtgaatcaaaatttgacttCATTCCTACTGAAGAGTTTCAGCAACTATGTGAAAAATACCTGGTT ATTCTAGATGACCATTTAATAGTAGAAATTTGGGTGGGAATGTGGTCTACATTtgattctgttaaaaacaccaACATCATAACTCCCGAAAATTATCAATCTCTGCTCATGTGCGCCTATCATGTCAGCATGGACCATTATTCTGGAGGTCCTCAGATGTGTTTGTCAATTAGTAAGACCCTTAAG GCTGTGGTTGATGGATGCTTCTACTTGAAGCAAAGCTTGTCTTCTCAATTTGTAACTCACTGGCTTTTGGATAATGCTCCAAGACTGCTTTTGCCATTACACAGATACACTGTGCATGCAATGGCCAGTGCTTGGCGCACCATCGATCAGAGCGTACCACCAGAAGCTACag GGTTGGAGCTTACAACGCCAGTTCTAGAACAGCCAGCCCCATTTGGACAAAGTAAAAATCCCCACCCTCACCTTTTAACTATGAGCATGTCCTGGTTACTAGCAGGAGCCCTACCGCCCTTATATTCTAGACCGCAAAGGGCTAATTCTCCTAACAGCAGTGGCACGT CGTTAGCAGCTATgaattttctctcaaaaatcgCCTGTTCAATTCCCTCCCATTGGACCCTTATCTACGACTCTGATGAACAAGGACTGGGTGCTAATAGGTTTTTGCATCACGTACTTGGCTATAAAGGGCCCACTTTGGTGATTTTTCGCGTGCAAAATGATCAAAAGTTCTGCGTGGCTTCGCCCTGTGAATGGAAAGAATCGCACAAGTATTTTGGAGGAGAAGGCGCTGCTGTTTTTCAATTACTACCGAa ATTCCAGTTATTGGAAAAAGGCTCCAAACTGCTCTATCTTAACACAATGGTCCGGGGTTATCCTCAAGGTTTAAGAGCAGGTTCAGATCCCAGAGACCCCATTATAATAGTGGATGGAGGATTCGAAAAAATCGACTATAAGAAGATTCCCTTTAATATTGAAACCATAGAGGTGTGGGGTTGTGGTGATCAAGTACAAAGGGAAAAGCAGTTGGAGGTGAAAAAATGGGAGGTCAAAGAGGCGGAGAAACAAAGGACTCTAAAATTGAGTGCCGCAGATTGGTTGGATCATCCTGATAG GTACTTATTGGAGTTGGCTGGTAGGCCTCAATATCACCAAAACCAAACCTAG
- the LOC136417441 gene encoding uncharacterized protein isoform X1: protein MGNHHGHGSQKSDDTTFQGSSHNGSRKSIRRDTVTSQVLEKPFELMLPNERLAKILTDKSMAEENVPGITKNVFYRYLFPKYPLLAEKLFKHFLENCESKFDFIPTEEFQQLCEKYLVILDDHLIVEIWVGMWSTFDSVKNTNIITPENYQSLLMCAYHVSMDHYSGGPQMCLSISKTLKAVVDGCFYLKQSLSSQFVTHWLLDNAPRLLLPLHRYTVHAMASAWRTIDQSVPPEATGVDFTLPVTPTGLELTTPVLEQPAPFGQSKNPHPHLLTMSMSWLLAGALPPLYSRPQRANSPNSSGTSLAAMNFLSKIACSIPSHWTLIYDSDEQGLGANRFLHHVLGYKGPTLVIFRVQNDQKFCVASPCEWKESHKYFGGEGAAVFQLLPKFQLLEKGSKLLYLNTMVRGYPQGLRAGSDPRDPIIIVDGGFEKIDYKKIPFNIETIEVWGCGDQVQREKQLEVKKWEVKEAEKQRTLKLSAADWLDHPDRYLLELAGRPQYHQNQT, encoded by the exons ATGGGCAATCACCATGGACACGGTTCGCAAAAATCTGACGACACAACATTCCAAGGATCATCCCATAATGGGTCCCGCAAAAGCATCCGCAGGGATACTGTTACGTCTCAAGTTCTTGAAAAACCCTTTGAGCTAATGCTGCCCAACGAGAGACTGGCTAAG ATTTTGACTGACAAATCCATGGCAGAGGAAAATGTTCCTGGAATAACCAAAAACGTGTTTTAT CGCTATTTATTCCCAAAATATCCCCTACTGGCCGAAAAGCTCTTTAAACACTTTTTAGAAAACTgtgaatcaaaatttgacttCATTCCTACTGAAGAGTTTCAGCAACTATGTGAAAAATACCTGGTT ATTCTAGATGACCATTTAATAGTAGAAATTTGGGTGGGAATGTGGTCTACATTtgattctgttaaaaacaccaACATCATAACTCCCGAAAATTATCAATCTCTGCTCATGTGCGCCTATCATGTCAGCATGGACCATTATTCTGGAGGTCCTCAGATGTGTTTGTCAATTAGTAAGACCCTTAAG GCTGTGGTTGATGGATGCTTCTACTTGAAGCAAAGCTTGTCTTCTCAATTTGTAACTCACTGGCTTTTGGATAATGCTCCAAGACTGCTTTTGCCATTACACAGATACACTGTGCATGCAATGGCCAGTGCTTGGCGCACCATCGATCAGAGCGTACCACCAGAAGCTACag GCGTCGATTTTACTTTGCCCGTCACTCCTACAG GGTTGGAGCTTACAACGCCAGTTCTAGAACAGCCAGCCCCATTTGGACAAAGTAAAAATCCCCACCCTCACCTTTTAACTATGAGCATGTCCTGGTTACTAGCAGGAGCCCTACCGCCCTTATATTCTAGACCGCAAAGGGCTAATTCTCCTAACAGCAGTGGCACGT CGTTAGCAGCTATgaattttctctcaaaaatcgCCTGTTCAATTCCCTCCCATTGGACCCTTATCTACGACTCTGATGAACAAGGACTGGGTGCTAATAGGTTTTTGCATCACGTACTTGGCTATAAAGGGCCCACTTTGGTGATTTTTCGCGTGCAAAATGATCAAAAGTTCTGCGTGGCTTCGCCCTGTGAATGGAAAGAATCGCACAAGTATTTTGGAGGAGAAGGCGCTGCTGTTTTTCAATTACTACCGAa ATTCCAGTTATTGGAAAAAGGCTCCAAACTGCTCTATCTTAACACAATGGTCCGGGGTTATCCTCAAGGTTTAAGAGCAGGTTCAGATCCCAGAGACCCCATTATAATAGTGGATGGAGGATTCGAAAAAATCGACTATAAGAAGATTCCCTTTAATATTGAAACCATAGAGGTGTGGGGTTGTGGTGATCAAGTACAAAGGGAAAAGCAGTTGGAGGTGAAAAAATGGGAGGTCAAAGAGGCGGAGAAACAAAGGACTCTAAAATTGAGTGCCGCAGATTGGTTGGATCATCCTGATAG GTACTTATTGGAGTTGGCTGGTAGGCCTCAATATCACCAAAACCAAACCTAG
- the Tom7 gene encoding mitochondrial import receptor subunit TOM7 homolog: protein MVLTDGVKQRLSIVIELSKTVFHYAFIPTVLYLGFKKGADPGMPDISVANLLW from the exons atggTCTTAACTGATGGTGTAAAACAACGTCTCTCAATAGTAATAGAGCTCAGTAAAACCGTGTTTCATTACGCCTTCATACCCACAGTTTTGTACTTAG GATTTAAAAAGGGTGCCGATCCCGGAATGCCTGATATTTCTGTGGCCAA tttactGTGGTAG
- the PIP4K gene encoding phosphatidylinositol 5-phosphate 4-kinase type-2 alpha isoform X2, translating into MMSSSGQSKLKKKHFRVKHQKVKLFRANEPFLSVFMWGINHTINELMHVTIPVMLLPDDFRAYSKIKIDNHLFNKENMPSHFKVKEYCPMVFRNIRERFGIDDLDYKESLTRSQPLPDDSAGKSGAKFYQSYDKLFIIKTLTSEEVERMHSFLKHYHPYIVERHGKTLLPQYLGMYRLTVDNGEHYIVVMRNVFSNHLSTHRKFDLKGSTVDREASDKEREKELPTLKDNDFVNEQMKVYIGEEAKAKLMETLTADVDFLTKLHLMDYSLLLGIHEVERGEQELQRQRELEAENPPDSDDSESGSGLENRVGQMGFNTPPDSPNAVSHYLREHSLQYEGGIIPELDIYAIPSCELAPVKEIYFVAIIDVLTHYGVKKQAAKAAKTVKYRANVDGISTCDPEQYAKRFIDFIGKAIE; encoded by the exons ATGATGAGTTCCAGCGGCCAATCGaagttaaaaaagaaacattttcggGTAAAACACCAAAAAGTCAAGCTTTTCAGGGCCAACGAACCTTTTCTCAGTGTTTTCATGTGGGGAATCAATCACACG ATTAATGAATTAATGCATGTCACCATTCCAGTGATGTTGCTTCCAGATGATTTCCGAGCTTACTCCaagataaaaattgataatcaCCTTTTCAATAA AGAAAACATGCCATctcattttaaagttaaagagTACTGCCCTATGGTGTTCCGGAATATTCGAGAGAGGTTTGGAATCGATGATTTGGATTACAAAGAGTCATTGACTAG GTCACAGCCTCTTCCTGATGATTCAGCTGGTAAAAGCGGAGCCAAGTTCTACCAAAGCTATGATAAACTTTTCATTATCAAAACGCTCACTTCTGAAGAGGTGGAGAGAATGCACTCATTTCTGAAGCATTATCACCCt TATATTGTGGAGAGACATGGAAAGACTTTACTGCCTCAATACTTGGGAATGTATAGGCTGACTGTTGATAATGGGGAGCATTATATTGTGGTCATGAGGAATGTGTTCTCCAATCATTTGAGTAcccatagaaaatttgatttaaaag GTTCTACAGTAGATAGGGAGGCTTCAGACAAAGAGAGAGAAAAGGAACTGCCAACTTTAAAAGATAATGATTTTGTTAATGAACAGATGAAG GTTTATATAGGTGAAGAGGCTAAGGCTAAACTCATGGAAACCCTAACTGCAGACGTGGATTTCCTGACTAAATTGCACCTTATGGATTACAGCTTACTCTTGG GAATCCATGAGGTGGAACGGGGTGAACAGGAACTTCAAAGGCAGCGAGAATTGGAGGCGGAAAACCCGCCCGATTCTGACGACAGCGAGTCGGGATCGGGCCTAGAAAACCGAGTAGGGCAGATGGGGTTCAACACGCCCCCGGACTCGCCCAATGCAGTGTCGCACTACCTCAGGGAGCACAGTCTCCAATATGAAG GTGGCATAATCCCCGAGCTAGACATCTACGCGATTCCCTCTTGTGAATTAGCCCCAGTCAAGGAGATTTACTTCGTGGCCATTATAGATGTGCTCACGCATTATGGTGTGAAAAAACAGGCTGCAAAAGCCGCCAAAACAGTGAAATATCGGGCGAACGTAGACGGAATTAGCACCTGCGATCCAGAGCAATACGCCAAAAGATTCATTGATTTCATTGGCAAAGCCATAGAGTAG
- the PIP4K gene encoding phosphatidylinositol 5-phosphate 4-kinase type-2 alpha isoform X3, which translates to MMSSSGQSKLKKKHFRVKHQKVKLFRANEPFLSVFMWGINHTINELMHVTIPVMLLPDDFRAYSKIKIDNHLFNKSQPLPDDSAGKSGAKFYQSYDKLFIIKTLTSEEVERMHSFLKHYHPYIVERHGKTLLPQYLGMYRLTVDNGEHYIVVMRNVFSNHLSTHRKFDLKGSTVDREASDKEREKELPTLKDNDFVNEQMKVYIGEEAKAKLMETLTADVDFLTKLHLMDYSLLLGIHEVERGEQELQRQRELEAENPPDSDDSESGSGLENRVGQMGFNTPPDSPNAVSHYLREHSLQYEGKLSKIYQYISTVSGGIIPELDIYAIPSCELAPVKEIYFVAIIDVLTHYGVKKQAAKAAKTVKYRANVDGISTCDPEQYAKRFIDFIGKAIE; encoded by the exons ATGATGAGTTCCAGCGGCCAATCGaagttaaaaaagaaacattttcggGTAAAACACCAAAAAGTCAAGCTTTTCAGGGCCAACGAACCTTTTCTCAGTGTTTTCATGTGGGGAATCAATCACACG ATTAATGAATTAATGCATGTCACCATTCCAGTGATGTTGCTTCCAGATGATTTCCGAGCTTACTCCaagataaaaattgataatcaCCTTTTCAATAA GTCACAGCCTCTTCCTGATGATTCAGCTGGTAAAAGCGGAGCCAAGTTCTACCAAAGCTATGATAAACTTTTCATTATCAAAACGCTCACTTCTGAAGAGGTGGAGAGAATGCACTCATTTCTGAAGCATTATCACCCt TATATTGTGGAGAGACATGGAAAGACTTTACTGCCTCAATACTTGGGAATGTATAGGCTGACTGTTGATAATGGGGAGCATTATATTGTGGTCATGAGGAATGTGTTCTCCAATCATTTGAGTAcccatagaaaatttgatttaaaag GTTCTACAGTAGATAGGGAGGCTTCAGACAAAGAGAGAGAAAAGGAACTGCCAACTTTAAAAGATAATGATTTTGTTAATGAACAGATGAAG GTTTATATAGGTGAAGAGGCTAAGGCTAAACTCATGGAAACCCTAACTGCAGACGTGGATTTCCTGACTAAATTGCACCTTATGGATTACAGCTTACTCTTGG GAATCCATGAGGTGGAACGGGGTGAACAGGAACTTCAAAGGCAGCGAGAATTGGAGGCGGAAAACCCGCCCGATTCTGACGACAGCGAGTCGGGATCGGGCCTAGAAAACCGAGTAGGGCAGATGGGGTTCAACACGCCCCCGGACTCGCCCAATGCAGTGTCGCACTACCTCAGGGAGCACAGTCTCCAATATGAAGGTAAACTCAGCAAAATTTACCAGTACATTAGCACCGTGTCAG GTGGCATAATCCCCGAGCTAGACATCTACGCGATTCCCTCTTGTGAATTAGCCCCAGTCAAGGAGATTTACTTCGTGGCCATTATAGATGTGCTCACGCATTATGGTGTGAAAAAACAGGCTGCAAAAGCCGCCAAAACAGTGAAATATCGGGCGAACGTAGACGGAATTAGCACCTGCGATCCAGAGCAATACGCCAAAAGATTCATTGATTTCATTGGCAAAGCCATAGAGTAG
- the PIP4K gene encoding phosphatidylinositol 5-phosphate 4-kinase type-2 alpha isoform X1, whose protein sequence is MMSSSGQSKLKKKHFRVKHQKVKLFRANEPFLSVFMWGINHTINELMHVTIPVMLLPDDFRAYSKIKIDNHLFNKENMPSHFKVKEYCPMVFRNIRERFGIDDLDYKESLTRSQPLPDDSAGKSGAKFYQSYDKLFIIKTLTSEEVERMHSFLKHYHPYIVERHGKTLLPQYLGMYRLTVDNGEHYIVVMRNVFSNHLSTHRKFDLKGSTVDREASDKEREKELPTLKDNDFVNEQMKVYIGEEAKAKLMETLTADVDFLTKLHLMDYSLLLGIHEVERGEQELQRQRELEAENPPDSDDSESGSGLENRVGQMGFNTPPDSPNAVSHYLREHSLQYEGKLSKIYQYISTVSGGIIPELDIYAIPSCELAPVKEIYFVAIIDVLTHYGVKKQAAKAAKTVKYRANVDGISTCDPEQYAKRFIDFIGKAIE, encoded by the exons ATGATGAGTTCCAGCGGCCAATCGaagttaaaaaagaaacattttcggGTAAAACACCAAAAAGTCAAGCTTTTCAGGGCCAACGAACCTTTTCTCAGTGTTTTCATGTGGGGAATCAATCACACG ATTAATGAATTAATGCATGTCACCATTCCAGTGATGTTGCTTCCAGATGATTTCCGAGCTTACTCCaagataaaaattgataatcaCCTTTTCAATAA AGAAAACATGCCATctcattttaaagttaaagagTACTGCCCTATGGTGTTCCGGAATATTCGAGAGAGGTTTGGAATCGATGATTTGGATTACAAAGAGTCATTGACTAG GTCACAGCCTCTTCCTGATGATTCAGCTGGTAAAAGCGGAGCCAAGTTCTACCAAAGCTATGATAAACTTTTCATTATCAAAACGCTCACTTCTGAAGAGGTGGAGAGAATGCACTCATTTCTGAAGCATTATCACCCt TATATTGTGGAGAGACATGGAAAGACTTTACTGCCTCAATACTTGGGAATGTATAGGCTGACTGTTGATAATGGGGAGCATTATATTGTGGTCATGAGGAATGTGTTCTCCAATCATTTGAGTAcccatagaaaatttgatttaaaag GTTCTACAGTAGATAGGGAGGCTTCAGACAAAGAGAGAGAAAAGGAACTGCCAACTTTAAAAGATAATGATTTTGTTAATGAACAGATGAAG GTTTATATAGGTGAAGAGGCTAAGGCTAAACTCATGGAAACCCTAACTGCAGACGTGGATTTCCTGACTAAATTGCACCTTATGGATTACAGCTTACTCTTGG GAATCCATGAGGTGGAACGGGGTGAACAGGAACTTCAAAGGCAGCGAGAATTGGAGGCGGAAAACCCGCCCGATTCTGACGACAGCGAGTCGGGATCGGGCCTAGAAAACCGAGTAGGGCAGATGGGGTTCAACACGCCCCCGGACTCGCCCAATGCAGTGTCGCACTACCTCAGGGAGCACAGTCTCCAATATGAAGGTAAACTCAGCAAAATTTACCAGTACATTAGCACCGTGTCAG GTGGCATAATCCCCGAGCTAGACATCTACGCGATTCCCTCTTGTGAATTAGCCCCAGTCAAGGAGATTTACTTCGTGGCCATTATAGATGTGCTCACGCATTATGGTGTGAAAAAACAGGCTGCAAAAGCCGCCAAAACAGTGAAATATCGGGCGAACGTAGACGGAATTAGCACCTGCGATCCAGAGCAATACGCCAAAAGATTCATTGATTTCATTGGCAAAGCCATAGAGTAG